The following are encoded together in the Thunnus albacares chromosome 7, fThuAlb1.1, whole genome shotgun sequence genome:
- the ripor1 gene encoding rho family-interacting cell polarization regulator 1 isoform X2 yields the protein MSLSVRPARRLTSRSITRSQSFTGVNTYDKSYRNLSVFSTPGLSRKPSRASRMFTMSNKSNPPPKVPQPERLDEVYEALKRGLQSYLQVHQMDLDNLSRQMKESKRNSRLGFLYELDKQVKMTERYIRRLEFHLSKIEELYEAYCLQRRLRDGANKMVKAYTASPGSKEARESLAEANKGYKEYTENMCVLESELENQLGEFHIKMKGLAGFARLCAGDQYEIFMRYGRQRWKLRGRIEINAKQVWDSEEMVFLPLINEFLSVKVTELKSLANHVVVGSVSCETKDLFAALPQTVAVDINDLGTIKLSLEVTWNPFDKDDQGSVASTVNKAPTVSKRFSTIFNQSPPDTPSLREQAFYNMLRRHEELENGTAWSNSSESSDDSSSPQLSAGGLRSSTHPKAVVVTPEVQPAVTGSSFPQPDISFCPRDSASSTPNSTHKVSETPNTSKYQADSSREEEKGAVTVLTKPESEEEDVGKQSPIATVDVAVTNSHASRSYLRSLSHISENSADGIMLTDRSAGESGEVMSLASGISINDIEMEMPNRTPEPPSSVATDADMSPRRLGVAEENTTAVDVADSDRQHLIREQQDTPITVLDSPIARTERVDSSTPSQINTQSQLECSMLAESGDVTYMAHRVSVEEEGAGADCLSREGGRLVDSGLEDALGTVVSSLDDYRGQFPELQLLEQELKLLQVTLKGGRHSRSPSVVSLTVETALGSFDFLNTSDWEEEEEERGEKRNRNGRSLQDRGWDSPSSPACPLTSGCTTLDCSLVVHLRNCSAQLLRLGMFGPLRCGEMYALDRLLREARILEIIRRVTKDNPRRVRQPAEVIPQLGLCMGAVSLWQQCVGQGSVYSVSAESFLVTLSTVYSSILPDRASNMADTVFLCLAERVLDQRLPRRGGNRDKVMVTLFQLWSYLEANGITNMETHITELAEEVWLVQSLASCDQDVIVHALRRPPECSLRREGLHAVAKLLKDPRGKVSASASSVLRSLAAQPRQREQALVSCLELLEDENVDTRVCGCKALACLKAKESIDQLVYLCRTDKEEVRDAAKQALLVLGEEGKMAHRHVEMSQDGIPRLFAPGSMASTAF from the exons CCAGACGCCTCACCTCCAGATCCATCACTAGAAGCCAGAGCTTCACTGGAGTCAACACTTACGACAAGTCCTAcag GAACCTCTCAGTGTTCAGCACTCCAGGTCTCAGCAGGAAGCCCAGCAGAGCCAGCAGGATGTTTACTATGTCCAATAAATCCAACCCACCACCTAAAGTCCCTCAACCAGAGCGGCTGGACGAAGTCTACGAGGCTCTGAAGAGAGGCCTCCa GTCTTATCTGCAGGTTCATCAGATGGACTTGGACAACCTCAGTAGACAGATGAAAGAATCAAAGAGGAACTCTAGATTG GGTTTCCTGTATGAACTGGACAAG CAAGTGAAGATGACTGAGAGGTACATCAGACGACTGGAGTTCCACCTCAGCAAG ATTGAGGAGCTGTATGAAGCCTACTGCCTGCAGAGGAGACTCAGGGACGGAGCCAACAAGATGGTGAAGGCGTACACTGCCTCTCCAGGCAGTAAGGAGGCCAGGGAGAGTCTAGCAGAGGCCAACAAAGGATACAAAGAGTACACAGAG aacatgtgtgtgttggagagcGAGTTGGAGAACCAGCTGGGAGAGTTCCACATTAAGATGAAAG GTCTAGCTGGATTTGCTAGATTGTGTGCTGGTGACCAGTATGAG atttttaTGAGGTATGGTCGGCAGCGTTGGAAGCTCCGAGGCAGAATAGAGATCAATGCCAAGCAGGTGTGGGACAGTGAAGAGATGGTGTTTCTGCCTCTTATCAACGAGTTCCTCTCTGTGAAG GTGACAGAGCTGAAGAGCCTGGCCAATCACGTGGTTGTGGGAAGTGTTTCCTGTGAGACTAAGGACCTATTTGCTGCTCTACCCCAGACAGTTGCTGTGGATATTAATGACCTGGGGACCATTAAGCTAAGCCTTGAGGTCACCTGGAA TCCATTTGATAAAGATGATCAAGGGTCAGTGGCAAGCACTGTCAACAAAGCTCCAACTGTCAGTAAGAGATTCTCAACAATCTTCAACCAGAGTCCACCTGACACGCCGTCATTACGTGAACAAGCCTTCTAT aACATGCTCCGCCGTCATGAAGAGTTAGAGAATGGAACAGCATGGTCCAATTCATCTGAATCTTCAGATGATTCCTCCAGTCCTCAGCTGTCTGCAGGAGGGCTACGCAGCTCCACACATCCCAAG GCGGTGGTGGTGACACCAGAGGTCCAGCCAGCTGTCACAGGAAGTTCCTTCCCGCAGCCTGACATCTCATTTTGCCCCAGAGACTCTGCTTCCTCAACTCCAAATTCCACCCACAAAGTCAGCGAGACTCCCAACACGTCCAAATACCaagcagacagcagcag ggaagaggagaagggagcAGTCACTGTGCTGACAAAACCTgaaagtgaggaggaggatgtagGAAAACAGTCTCCCATAGCAACAGTGGATGTAGCGGTGACCAACAGCCATGCCTCGCGCAGCTACTTGCGTTCTCTGAGCCACATCAGTGAAAACAGCGCTGACGGCATCATGTTGACGGACAGGTCAGCCGGCGAATCAGGGGAGGTGATGTCTCTGGCGTCAGGGATCTCCATCAATGACATTGAAATGGAGATGCCCAACAGAACTCCTGAACCACCCAGCTCTGTTGCCACGGACGCCGACATGTCACCAAGGAGGCTGGGTGTTGCTgaggaaaacacaacagctgttgatgtagcagaTAGTGATAGACAACACCTAATCAGGGAGCAACAGGATACACCCATCACTGTCCTCGACTCCCCCATTGCCAGGACTGAAAGAGTGGACTCTAGCACTCCgtcacaaataaacacacagtcacagctgGAGTGCAGCATGCTGGCAGAGAGCGGAGATGTGACGTATATGGCCCACCGGGTGTcggtggaggaggagggtgcAGGAGCAGACTGTCTGTCCAGAGAGGGTGGTAGGCTGGTGGATAGCGGGCTGGAGGACGCCCTGGGAACTGTAGTCTCCTCTCTGGATGATTACAGAGGACAGTTCCCTGAGCTACAACTACTGGAGCAAgagctgaagctgctgcaggttACACTGAAG ggtGGTAGGCATAGCCGTTCTCCCAGCGTGGTCAGCCTCACAGTGGAAACAGCTCTGGGCAGCTTTGACTTCCTTAACACATCCGActgggaggaggaagaagaggagaggggcgAGAAGAGGAACAGAAATGGAAG gtcTCTGCAGGACAGAGGCTGGGACAGCCCCTCCTCCCCCGCCTGCCCCCTCACCTCAGGCTGCACCACTTTAGACTGCTCTCTGGTGGTCCATCTGAGGAACTGCAGTGCACAGCTGCTG CGCCTGGGTATGTTTGGTCCTCTGCGGTGTGGAGAGATGTATGCCTTGGACAGACTGCTGAGAGAGGCTCGCATCCTCGAAATCATCCGACGCGTCACCAAGGACAACCCACGACGTGTCAGACAGCCTGCTGAAG TGATACCACAGCTGGGCCTGTGCATGGGTGCTGTGTCACTATGGCAACAGTGTGTGGGGCAGGGCAGTGTGTACAGCGTATCTGCTGAGAGTTTCCTGGTCACCCTGTCCACAGTTTACTCCAGCATACTGCCTGACAGGGCCAGCAACATGGCCGACACAG tgttCTTGTGTCTGGCAGAGCGAGTGCTGGATCAGCGGTTACCACGGCGAGGCGGCAACAGAGATAAAGTGATGGTGACGCTGTTCCAGCTGTGGAGTTACCTGGAGGCTAACGGCATCACTAACATGGAAACACATATCACTGAGCTGGCAGAAGAgg TGTGGCTGGTGCAGAGCCTGGCGTCATGTGACCAGGATGTGATTGTCCACGCCCTGAGGCGGCCTCCAGAGTGCAGCCTGAGGAGAGAAGGACTTCATGCTGTGGCCAAATTACTCAAAGACCCACGAGGCAAAGTGTCAGCCTCGGCCAGCTCTGTACTGAGAAGCCTGGCTGCCCAGcccagacagagagagcag GCCTTGGTGAGCTGTCTGGAACTGCTGGAAGACGAAAACGTGGACACCAGAGTCTGTGGATGCAAGGCTTTAGCTTGTCTCAAG GCCAAAGAAAGCATCGACCAATTAGTGTATCTTTGTCGGACAGACAAGGAGGAAGTTCGAGATGCTGCCAAACAAGCTCTGCTAGTGCTTG GTGAGGAGGGGAAGATGGCCCACAGACACGTTGAGATGTCTCAGGATGGCATACCGAGACTCTTCGCTCCTGGAAGCATGGCCAGCACAGCATTCTAA
- the ripor1 gene encoding rho family-interacting cell polarization regulator 1 isoform X1 translates to MYSGYGGSPSRTLSTMSLSVRPARRLTSRSITRSQSFTGVNTYDKSYRNLSVFSTPGLSRKPSRASRMFTMSNKSNPPPKVPQPERLDEVYEALKRGLQSYLQVHQMDLDNLSRQMKESKRNSRLGFLYELDKQVKMTERYIRRLEFHLSKIEELYEAYCLQRRLRDGANKMVKAYTASPGSKEARESLAEANKGYKEYTENMCVLESELENQLGEFHIKMKGLAGFARLCAGDQYEIFMRYGRQRWKLRGRIEINAKQVWDSEEMVFLPLINEFLSVKVTELKSLANHVVVGSVSCETKDLFAALPQTVAVDINDLGTIKLSLEVTWNPFDKDDQGSVASTVNKAPTVSKRFSTIFNQSPPDTPSLREQAFYNMLRRHEELENGTAWSNSSESSDDSSSPQLSAGGLRSSTHPKAVVVTPEVQPAVTGSSFPQPDISFCPRDSASSTPNSTHKVSETPNTSKYQADSSREEEKGAVTVLTKPESEEEDVGKQSPIATVDVAVTNSHASRSYLRSLSHISENSADGIMLTDRSAGESGEVMSLASGISINDIEMEMPNRTPEPPSSVATDADMSPRRLGVAEENTTAVDVADSDRQHLIREQQDTPITVLDSPIARTERVDSSTPSQINTQSQLECSMLAESGDVTYMAHRVSVEEEGAGADCLSREGGRLVDSGLEDALGTVVSSLDDYRGQFPELQLLEQELKLLQVTLKGGRHSRSPSVVSLTVETALGSFDFLNTSDWEEEEEERGEKRNRNGRSLQDRGWDSPSSPACPLTSGCTTLDCSLVVHLRNCSAQLLRLGMFGPLRCGEMYALDRLLREARILEIIRRVTKDNPRRVRQPAEVIPQLGLCMGAVSLWQQCVGQGSVYSVSAESFLVTLSTVYSSILPDRASNMADTVFLCLAERVLDQRLPRRGGNRDKVMVTLFQLWSYLEANGITNMETHITELAEEVWLVQSLASCDQDVIVHALRRPPECSLRREGLHAVAKLLKDPRGKVSASASSVLRSLAAQPRQREQALVSCLELLEDENVDTRVCGCKALACLKAKESIDQLVYLCRTDKEEVRDAAKQALLVLGEEGKMAHRHVEMSQDGIPRLFAPGSMASTAF, encoded by the exons CCAGACGCCTCACCTCCAGATCCATCACTAGAAGCCAGAGCTTCACTGGAGTCAACACTTACGACAAGTCCTAcag GAACCTCTCAGTGTTCAGCACTCCAGGTCTCAGCAGGAAGCCCAGCAGAGCCAGCAGGATGTTTACTATGTCCAATAAATCCAACCCACCACCTAAAGTCCCTCAACCAGAGCGGCTGGACGAAGTCTACGAGGCTCTGAAGAGAGGCCTCCa GTCTTATCTGCAGGTTCATCAGATGGACTTGGACAACCTCAGTAGACAGATGAAAGAATCAAAGAGGAACTCTAGATTG GGTTTCCTGTATGAACTGGACAAG CAAGTGAAGATGACTGAGAGGTACATCAGACGACTGGAGTTCCACCTCAGCAAG ATTGAGGAGCTGTATGAAGCCTACTGCCTGCAGAGGAGACTCAGGGACGGAGCCAACAAGATGGTGAAGGCGTACACTGCCTCTCCAGGCAGTAAGGAGGCCAGGGAGAGTCTAGCAGAGGCCAACAAAGGATACAAAGAGTACACAGAG aacatgtgtgtgttggagagcGAGTTGGAGAACCAGCTGGGAGAGTTCCACATTAAGATGAAAG GTCTAGCTGGATTTGCTAGATTGTGTGCTGGTGACCAGTATGAG atttttaTGAGGTATGGTCGGCAGCGTTGGAAGCTCCGAGGCAGAATAGAGATCAATGCCAAGCAGGTGTGGGACAGTGAAGAGATGGTGTTTCTGCCTCTTATCAACGAGTTCCTCTCTGTGAAG GTGACAGAGCTGAAGAGCCTGGCCAATCACGTGGTTGTGGGAAGTGTTTCCTGTGAGACTAAGGACCTATTTGCTGCTCTACCCCAGACAGTTGCTGTGGATATTAATGACCTGGGGACCATTAAGCTAAGCCTTGAGGTCACCTGGAA TCCATTTGATAAAGATGATCAAGGGTCAGTGGCAAGCACTGTCAACAAAGCTCCAACTGTCAGTAAGAGATTCTCAACAATCTTCAACCAGAGTCCACCTGACACGCCGTCATTACGTGAACAAGCCTTCTAT aACATGCTCCGCCGTCATGAAGAGTTAGAGAATGGAACAGCATGGTCCAATTCATCTGAATCTTCAGATGATTCCTCCAGTCCTCAGCTGTCTGCAGGAGGGCTACGCAGCTCCACACATCCCAAG GCGGTGGTGGTGACACCAGAGGTCCAGCCAGCTGTCACAGGAAGTTCCTTCCCGCAGCCTGACATCTCATTTTGCCCCAGAGACTCTGCTTCCTCAACTCCAAATTCCACCCACAAAGTCAGCGAGACTCCCAACACGTCCAAATACCaagcagacagcagcag ggaagaggagaagggagcAGTCACTGTGCTGACAAAACCTgaaagtgaggaggaggatgtagGAAAACAGTCTCCCATAGCAACAGTGGATGTAGCGGTGACCAACAGCCATGCCTCGCGCAGCTACTTGCGTTCTCTGAGCCACATCAGTGAAAACAGCGCTGACGGCATCATGTTGACGGACAGGTCAGCCGGCGAATCAGGGGAGGTGATGTCTCTGGCGTCAGGGATCTCCATCAATGACATTGAAATGGAGATGCCCAACAGAACTCCTGAACCACCCAGCTCTGTTGCCACGGACGCCGACATGTCACCAAGGAGGCTGGGTGTTGCTgaggaaaacacaacagctgttgatgtagcagaTAGTGATAGACAACACCTAATCAGGGAGCAACAGGATACACCCATCACTGTCCTCGACTCCCCCATTGCCAGGACTGAAAGAGTGGACTCTAGCACTCCgtcacaaataaacacacagtcacagctgGAGTGCAGCATGCTGGCAGAGAGCGGAGATGTGACGTATATGGCCCACCGGGTGTcggtggaggaggagggtgcAGGAGCAGACTGTCTGTCCAGAGAGGGTGGTAGGCTGGTGGATAGCGGGCTGGAGGACGCCCTGGGAACTGTAGTCTCCTCTCTGGATGATTACAGAGGACAGTTCCCTGAGCTACAACTACTGGAGCAAgagctgaagctgctgcaggttACACTGAAG ggtGGTAGGCATAGCCGTTCTCCCAGCGTGGTCAGCCTCACAGTGGAAACAGCTCTGGGCAGCTTTGACTTCCTTAACACATCCGActgggaggaggaagaagaggagaggggcgAGAAGAGGAACAGAAATGGAAG gtcTCTGCAGGACAGAGGCTGGGACAGCCCCTCCTCCCCCGCCTGCCCCCTCACCTCAGGCTGCACCACTTTAGACTGCTCTCTGGTGGTCCATCTGAGGAACTGCAGTGCACAGCTGCTG CGCCTGGGTATGTTTGGTCCTCTGCGGTGTGGAGAGATGTATGCCTTGGACAGACTGCTGAGAGAGGCTCGCATCCTCGAAATCATCCGACGCGTCACCAAGGACAACCCACGACGTGTCAGACAGCCTGCTGAAG TGATACCACAGCTGGGCCTGTGCATGGGTGCTGTGTCACTATGGCAACAGTGTGTGGGGCAGGGCAGTGTGTACAGCGTATCTGCTGAGAGTTTCCTGGTCACCCTGTCCACAGTTTACTCCAGCATACTGCCTGACAGGGCCAGCAACATGGCCGACACAG tgttCTTGTGTCTGGCAGAGCGAGTGCTGGATCAGCGGTTACCACGGCGAGGCGGCAACAGAGATAAAGTGATGGTGACGCTGTTCCAGCTGTGGAGTTACCTGGAGGCTAACGGCATCACTAACATGGAAACACATATCACTGAGCTGGCAGAAGAgg TGTGGCTGGTGCAGAGCCTGGCGTCATGTGACCAGGATGTGATTGTCCACGCCCTGAGGCGGCCTCCAGAGTGCAGCCTGAGGAGAGAAGGACTTCATGCTGTGGCCAAATTACTCAAAGACCCACGAGGCAAAGTGTCAGCCTCGGCCAGCTCTGTACTGAGAAGCCTGGCTGCCCAGcccagacagagagagcag GCCTTGGTGAGCTGTCTGGAACTGCTGGAAGACGAAAACGTGGACACCAGAGTCTGTGGATGCAAGGCTTTAGCTTGTCTCAAG GCCAAAGAAAGCATCGACCAATTAGTGTATCTTTGTCGGACAGACAAGGAGGAAGTTCGAGATGCTGCCAAACAAGCTCTGCTAGTGCTTG GTGAGGAGGGGAAGATGGCCCACAGACACGTTGAGATGTCTCAGGATGGCATACCGAGACTCTTCGCTCCTGGAAGCATGGCCAGCACAGCATTCTAA